A DNA window from Paenibacillus sp. HWE-109 contains the following coding sequences:
- a CDS encoding response regulator → MTTELRMCVIDDIKTVVEGITGQIDWESHGIRIVGTASNGENGIELIHRTEPHIVLTDIRMPKINGLEMTKQVLKKLPRTRIVFLSGYTDFEYAQQAVQLGAFDYIVKPYTPRKIIEVVLKAKLSIEEEIGETQRYHEMERKLRESLPYLRQEYFQLLLQFRTTPEQAVKRWDFLNIGLEREHFVVMLTEIDQFAEQTETLPVQEVELIRFTVQNILEETLRGFTKGFVFRDNTNRFVAIFNLPDYLSVEAIAEQCRENVEKYSRYTVSLGLGEEVLAIHQISYSYEQALSALSYSFYTGGNTVYSYQNMSTEHETAPRYSPEKEKELFYCLRSGNMNKAFDIVDELFVATVTSVVPPAPEAVKGYCDDLAFLINRVFSEKLTSEEMKQIERQLMQIKNQPLYKLKELQGNIKELCRIGCELIQKRHVEDANQVVEQVIAHIRQHVASNMTVNDYAKLVYLSGSYFANLFKKVTGMTVVQFVTTERMEQAKIMLAQGKQVQEIAQALGYEDRPHFSELFKKHTGRTPSEFKQLYSAK, encoded by the coding sequence ATGACGACAGAACTTAGGATGTGTGTAATTGATGATATCAAGACAGTGGTGGAAGGGATCACAGGTCAAATTGATTGGGAATCGCATGGTATTCGCATTGTCGGAACAGCAAGCAATGGCGAGAATGGCATTGAACTCATCCACAGAACGGAGCCCCACATCGTCCTGACTGATATTCGCATGCCCAAAATAAACGGTTTGGAGATGACCAAGCAGGTTCTGAAAAAACTTCCGCGCACAAGAATTGTTTTTCTAAGCGGATATACCGACTTTGAGTATGCGCAGCAGGCCGTTCAGCTTGGCGCTTTTGATTATATTGTTAAACCCTATACACCGAGGAAAATTATTGAAGTGGTCCTAAAGGCGAAATTGTCGATTGAGGAAGAAATAGGCGAAACGCAGCGGTATCATGAAATGGAAAGAAAGCTGCGGGAAAGCTTGCCGTATCTGAGGCAGGAATATTTTCAACTGCTGCTGCAATTTCGCACAACACCGGAACAAGCGGTCAAACGTTGGGACTTTTTGAACATTGGACTGGAACGGGAGCACTTCGTTGTTATGCTGACGGAAATCGATCAGTTTGCCGAACAAACCGAGACTTTGCCTGTGCAGGAGGTAGAGTTGATTCGATTTACGGTACAAAATATTTTGGAAGAAACATTAAGGGGTTTCACCAAAGGATTTGTGTTCCGTGATAACACGAACCGGTTTGTCGCCATCTTCAATTTGCCCGATTACCTGAGCGTGGAAGCCATTGCCGAACAGTGTCGTGAAAATGTAGAGAAGTATTCCAGATATACGGTGTCCCTGGGTCTTGGGGAAGAAGTTTTGGCGATACATCAAATTTCGTATTCCTATGAGCAGGCGCTCTCTGCCCTTTCTTACAGTTTCTATACGGGCGGCAATACGGTATACAGCTATCAAAATATGAGTACGGAGCACGAAACAGCGCCGCGCTACTCGCCAGAGAAGGAAAAAGAGCTTTTCTATTGTCTGCGGTCCGGCAACATGAACAAAGCATTTGATATCGTAGACGAGCTATTTGTGGCAACCGTGACGAGCGTCGTACCTCCGGCGCCAGAAGCGGTGAAGGGGTACTGCGATGATTTGGCTTTTCTGATCAATCGTGTTTTCTCAGAGAAACTCACTTCGGAAGAGATGAAACAGATCGAACGCCAGTTGATGCAAATTAAAAATCAACCCTTGTATAAACTCAAGGAGCTCCAAGGCAATATCAAGGAACTATGCAGGATCGGCTGCGAATTGATTCAGAAACGACATGTGGAGGATGCGAATCAAGTGGTGGAGCAAGTGATTGCGCATATCCGTCAACATGTCGCCTCCAACATGACTGTTAATGATTATGCCAAGCTCGTATATTTGAGCGGCAGCTATTTTGCCAATCTGTTCAAGAAAGTCACGGGGATGACCGTCGTTCAGTTTGTGACAACAGAGCGGATGGAGCAGGCCAAGATTATGCTCGCCCAAGGCAAACAAGTGCAAGAAATCGCCCAAGCCCTTGGATACGAAGACAGGCCGCATTTCAGTGAATTGTTTAAAAAACATACAGGTAGAACGCCCTCTGAATTTAAACAGTTGTATAGCGCAAAGTAG
- a CDS encoding NUDIX hydrolase, translated as MMHIPYVHCFIYKDLQFLMLRRNTPPFQHMWNCVGGKIMPGETPHDAVVREVKEETGLTLQSVQFKGIATWNQVGGMYIFVAEAGNEDLIAGPEGALAWKSKSWILQSSDVAPSIPIILEDVLTVDIPVEFMLFYSGMAYEGDIINYIIRSLD; from the coding sequence ATGATGCATATTCCCTATGTGCATTGCTTTATTTATAAGGATCTTCAATTTTTGATGCTTAGAAGGAACACCCCCCCTTTTCAACATATGTGGAATTGTGTGGGAGGCAAGATTATGCCCGGTGAAACGCCACACGATGCCGTTGTTCGTGAAGTTAAAGAGGAAACTGGACTGACCCTCCAATCTGTTCAATTCAAAGGTATAGCTACTTGGAATCAAGTAGGTGGCATGTATATTTTCGTTGCCGAGGCAGGTAACGAAGATCTCATTGCAGGCCCCGAAGGAGCACTCGCTTGGAAAAGCAAGTCTTGGATCCTGCAATCTTCCGATGTCGCTCCCAGCATCCCGATAATATTGGAAGATGTGCTCACCGTGGATATTCCCGTCGAATTTATGCTCTTCTACTCGGGAATGGCCTATGAAGGAGATATCATCAACTATATAATTCGCTCTCTTGATTGA
- a CDS encoding nucleoside hydrolase, with protein MRKLIIDTDTGSDDAVALIMALKSTDVTVEAITTICGNVPVELATNNALMTIEVANGQQPPLYVGAAKPLMRDLVTAVNVHGEDGMGDCDLIHPTLRPESKHAVDAILDIIENNPGEIEIVTIGPVTNIALAIMRAPETMKKVKHIFTMGTSGFGPGNTTPVAEFNVYVDAEAYRIMLGSGIPTTIIGFDVCLGEAALNKEDMADLLASGKKEAEFSVNCNRSLLAYNLQRSNEHIVDLPDAVAMGVVLWNEIVAEDKLCYCYVCTTEEATYGQVIINDGSKLAISDGFAGHTPNATVCKTINNSLFKEKLISLLVQ; from the coding sequence ATGAGAAAATTAATTATTGACACAGACACTGGAAGTGATGATGCTGTAGCGTTAATTATGGCTTTAAAATCAACGGATGTTACAGTGGAAGCGATAACAACCATTTGTGGCAATGTCCCTGTTGAATTGGCAACTAACAATGCACTAATGACTATCGAAGTGGCTAATGGGCAGCAACCGCCTCTTTATGTAGGAGCTGCCAAACCACTGATGCGTGATTTGGTTACTGCCGTAAATGTTCATGGTGAAGATGGCATGGGCGATTGTGATCTAATTCATCCTACTCTCCGACCAGAAAGCAAACATGCCGTGGATGCGATCCTTGACATTATTGAAAATAACCCTGGTGAAATCGAAATTGTTACCATAGGTCCAGTTACGAACATTGCTCTTGCCATCATGAGAGCACCAGAAACTATGAAAAAGGTCAAGCATATTTTCACCATGGGCACATCCGGCTTTGGCCCCGGGAATACCACGCCTGTTGCTGAATTTAATGTGTATGTCGATGCAGAGGCTTACCGTATTATGCTGGGCTCAGGCATACCTACTACGATCATTGGGTTTGACGTATGTCTGGGAGAAGCTGCTTTGAATAAGGAAGACATGGCTGATCTGCTCGCAAGCGGTAAGAAAGAAGCTGAGTTCTCCGTTAACTGCAACCGCTCCTTGCTTGCATACAATTTACAAAGAAGCAATGAACATATCGTTGATTTACCTGATGCTGTGGCAATGGGTGTTGTGCTTTGGAATGAAATTGTGGCGGAGGACAAATTGTGTTATTGCTATGTATGTACAACAGAAGAAGCTACCTATGGTCAGGTGATTATAAATGACGGCAGCAAACTTGCTATTTCGGACGGATTTGCAGGTCATACTCCTAATGCTACAGTTTGCAAAACGATTAATAATTCTCTTTTTAAAGAGAAATTAATTAGCTTGCTAGTGCAGTAA
- a CDS encoding Crp/Fnr family transcriptional regulator, translated as MDLKEIMNEVPTSVKQEFIYRKHKKGSLIIHPNEQNNYLYILTAGLAEVYRQSYEGTMLSLYLYDSYSCFGEIEIFNDQMKTLGVIAKEDCETIAIPKTKVYEWMRLDFNFNCYLIKQLASKLISSSETAAQLSLLTAKDRILLSILNHYKVGDLENLTKQLLSSEVCVPIRSLNRSIAQCMNEGFINYQRKKFTVNSIEEMERYVADLL; from the coding sequence ATGGATTTGAAAGAGATTATGAATGAGGTACCGACATCTGTTAAGCAAGAATTTATATATAGAAAGCATAAGAAAGGCAGCTTGATTATTCATCCGAATGAACAAAATAATTATTTGTATATCCTTACTGCCGGCTTGGCTGAAGTGTATAGACAAAGTTATGAAGGAACGATGCTTTCGCTATATTTGTATGATTCCTATAGTTGTTTCGGGGAAATTGAAATTTTTAATGACCAAATGAAAACGCTCGGTGTGATTGCCAAAGAAGATTGTGAAACGATTGCTATCCCGAAAACAAAAGTGTATGAATGGATGAGACTCGATTTTAATTTCAATTGTTACTTGATTAAGCAACTTGCTTCCAAACTAATTTCAAGTTCGGAAACCGCCGCGCAGCTATCCTTGCTAACAGCGAAAGATCGTATTTTATTAAGCATACTTAATCATTATAAAGTTGGTGATTTAGAGAACCTTACCAAGCAGTTGTTATCCAGTGAGGTCTGCGTGCCAATTAGAAGTTTGAATCGTTCCATTGCTCAGTGCATGAATGAGGGTTTTATCAATTATCAACGCAAGAAATTTACCGTAAATTCGATTGAAGAGATGGAGAGGTATGTTGCAGATTTATTGTGA